Proteins encoded within one genomic window of Desulfotalea psychrophila LSv54:
- a CDS encoding ShlB/FhaC/HecB family hemolysin secretion/activation protein gives MALVCYQRLLQTLTTGLLLIVIGCPATYAQDLKLVAPKKLESNAKPIEVPTDVSLQEVKSSDPQRIILKRLTGLIFLRTPEKVLKNGINMEGILTDGYMPESFFKEMNVFLNEPLSLEKLNDMLKSVVVYFRSQSTPVVDVYVPEQDITGGTIQIVVREGHVGEIRVEGNEWFESEMIAKQVRAKPGDPIRGNMLAEDINKINKNPFRRVDLVLIRGEEQGKTDVVLRTEDRFPLRLYGGYENTGTGNTGYDRYFAGLNWGNAFGLGHLLDYQFTSSDNYKSMNAHSLHYELPISYRQTINFFAAYAESNPNLDPYDLEAESFELSARYILDLDPTEKYLHSVFLGVDYKFSNSNLGFSASPVFNKDVEILQVIAGYNGSLPDGLGMTAFNLQAVVSPGNLLRYNTDEYFNNYQEGASADYLYCNLDIDRLTTLPFGFALSNKAHGQLANGQLLGSEQIGLGGYSTIRGFPEREVNIDSGLLLRNEILTPSLSLADFMNYQKDLGMLQLLAFWDYGFGRNDYIDRNETLSGYGLGLRYNFGSNISLHLDYGIQDCGKDIALGANSRLHLGLVIAY, from the coding sequence ATGGCATTAGTATGTTACCAACGTCTTCTGCAGACATTGACCACTGGGCTGTTATTAATTGTTATTGGTTGTCCAGCCACTTATGCGCAGGATCTTAAACTTGTAGCTCCTAAAAAGCTTGAGAGTAATGCAAAACCAATTGAAGTCCCCACAGATGTTTCTCTGCAAGAGGTGAAATCATCTGACCCTCAACGCATTATCCTAAAACGATTAACAGGTTTGATTTTTTTGAGAACCCCAGAAAAAGTTCTCAAAAACGGAATAAATATGGAAGGCATATTGACAGATGGATATATGCCCGAATCTTTTTTTAAAGAGATGAATGTTTTTTTAAATGAGCCCTTGAGTTTAGAGAAACTGAACGATATGTTGAAAAGTGTTGTTGTTTATTTTCGTTCTCAATCAACCCCCGTCGTTGATGTCTATGTGCCAGAACAGGATATAACGGGTGGAACAATTCAAATTGTTGTTCGGGAAGGTCATGTTGGCGAGATACGGGTTGAGGGCAATGAATGGTTTGAGAGTGAGATGATAGCAAAACAGGTGCGGGCCAAACCTGGTGATCCCATTCGTGGTAATATGTTAGCCGAAGATATTAACAAAATTAATAAAAATCCTTTTCGCAGGGTTGATTTGGTGCTTATACGAGGTGAAGAACAGGGAAAAACAGATGTTGTATTACGTACAGAGGATAGATTTCCTCTCCGTTTGTATGGTGGATATGAAAACACCGGTACTGGGAATACGGGCTATGATCGCTATTTTGCCGGCTTGAATTGGGGAAATGCCTTTGGCCTTGGACATCTGCTTGATTATCAATTTACCAGTAGTGATAATTACAAAAGCATGAATGCACATTCTCTTCATTACGAGCTTCCAATAAGTTATCGTCAAACAATAAACTTTTTTGCGGCCTATGCAGAGAGTAATCCCAATCTTGATCCCTATGATTTGGAAGCAGAAAGTTTCGAATTAAGCGCTCGCTATATACTGGATCTAGATCCTACAGAAAAGTATCTCCACAGCGTGTTTCTTGGAGTTGACTATAAGTTTAGCAATAGTAATCTTGGCTTTTCTGCCTCTCCCGTATTTAATAAAGATGTAGAAATTTTACAGGTGATTGCAGGATATAATGGCTCTTTACCAGATGGCTTGGGAATGACAGCGTTTAATTTACAGGCTGTGGTGAGTCCTGGAAATTTGTTGAGATATAATACTGATGAATATTTTAATAACTACCAGGAAGGTGCCTCTGCAGATTATCTCTATTGTAATCTTGATATTGATAGATTAACGACCCTGCCATTTGGATTTGCTCTAAGCAATAAGGCGCATGGTCAGTTGGCTAACGGGCAGCTTCTCGGTAGTGAGCAGATCGGGCTTGGCGGTTATTCCACTATTCGAGGCTTTCCTGAGCGTGAGGTGAATATTGATAGTGGCCTGTTATTAAGAAATGAAATACTAACACCAAGTCTTTCTCTTGCAGATTTTATGAATTACCAAAAAGATTTAGGGATGTTACAGCTTTTAGCATTTTGGGATTATGGTTTTGGCCGTAACGATTATATAGACAGGAATGAAACCCTTTCTGGTTATGGTTTGGGATTACGCTATAATTTCGGTTCTAACATTTCATTACATCTTGATTATGGTATTCAAGATTGTGGTAAGGATATTGCCTTGGGTGCTAACTCTCGGCTTCATTTAGGACTGGTGATTGCTTATTAA
- a CDS encoding YDG domain-containing protein gives MVPAAQDKIYNQTTAVTITNANLAGILLSDDVSIATSNGNFDLKNVGHNKTVTAALTIDGADAINYTLTQPNGLTADITPAPLTVSGITASNKVYDTTTAASPITTSAIYTGLLGSDAVSVSATGFFNNKNVGIGKTVNLKSNYTGADVANYAIVDQASTTANISRADLTLSGIAVANKVYDATTATTIDTTGAAYTGLLGSDVVTVSTTGLFDNKNVGTGKVVSLYSNYEGADRDNYTITGQATATATITKATLTVNATGKDRVYNATTDASVDFVDNRFAGDVLIVSGDSAFTSKTAGRDKDILVTGMTIAGTDATNYLVAATATATADITQKELVITSISADNKIYDGTLDAVISGGSITSGILLGDHVALGTLSGSFSDKNVGIAKRVSIVGGTLSGSDADNYLVTATEITTADITPRSITITANDITRVYGNATPQYGSVSADNLAVDDLLGISLLSSDATKSSNVGTYFLSSGLASFKQGSTSNYSISYADGELLIAPRQATVTANAALKIYGNIDPSLSYDIEGQQEDRGFLGGDYLSGSLTRVVGENVGSYAIGQGTIVNDNYAIDYVAAKLTINPARLTYVADAVNRAYGTANPLLTGKVVGFKNNETLASAITGRETYSTDATINSKVGSYAIYGDGLIALNSNYIFAQDINNQNALSVFSVPNPEPFSGPSSATIFNAKELGELSDIMKMPQQTFIQSRPYFSIEFEGHAYIDGNIISMEFSPDVKIEEGVTGFGVYYLNDERNKWESGSNYLD, from the coding sequence ATGGTGCCAGCTGCACAGGATAAGATTTACAACCAGACCACAGCAGTGACAATCACCAATGCCAACCTTGCCGGCATCTTGCTGAGTGACGATGTCAGTATCGCGACTAGTAATGGTAATTTTGACCTCAAAAATGTTGGGCACAATAAGACAGTCACAGCCGCGTTGACTATTGATGGTGCTGACGCGATTAATTACACTTTAACTCAGCCGAATGGTCTGACAGCCGATATCACACCCGCGCCACTGACGGTTTCAGGAATAACAGCCTCTAATAAGGTTTATGATACGACTACTGCTGCATCACCCATTACCACCAGTGCAATTTATACAGGTCTTCTTGGCAGTGATGCTGTTTCTGTTTCAGCCACAGGTTTTTTTAACAATAAAAACGTTGGCATCGGAAAAACAGTAAATCTCAAGAGTAACTATACAGGTGCCGATGTAGCCAACTATGCCATTGTTGATCAGGCAAGCACCACCGCAAATATTAGCCGTGCAGACTTGACTCTCTCTGGTATCGCCGTAGCGAATAAGGTGTATGATGCCACAACAGCAACAACTATTGATACCACCGGTGCAGCTTATACAGGTCTTCTTGGCAGCGATGTTGTCACTGTTTCTACAACAGGTCTATTTGACAATAAAAACGTAGGAACGGGCAAAGTTGTCTCCCTGTACAGTAATTATGAAGGTGCTGATAGAGATAACTACACTATCACTGGTCAGGCAACGGCAACCGCCACAATTACCAAGGCAACCTTGACCGTCAATGCGACTGGCAAAGACAGAGTTTATAACGCTACTACAGATGCTTCTGTGGATTTTGTCGATAATCGGTTTGCCGGTGACGTTTTAATTGTATCTGGTGATTCAGCATTTACTTCTAAAACTGCGGGCAGGGACAAAGACATTCTCGTTACAGGAATGACAATTGCAGGAACAGATGCAACAAACTACTTGGTGGCTGCTACAGCAACGGCAACAGCTGACATTACCCAGAAAGAACTTGTTATTACCAGTATTTCGGCAGATAATAAAATTTACGATGGTACCCTAGACGCCGTGATTAGTGGCGGATCCATCACCTCTGGCATTCTCCTTGGAGATCACGTAGCTCTGGGTACGCTTTCAGGTTCTTTTAGTGATAAAAATGTCGGTATTGCCAAGCGGGTGAGCATTGTCGGTGGAACTCTATCGGGATCGGATGCCGACAATTATTTAGTGACTGCAACTGAAATTACGACGGCGGATATTACTCCCCGCTCAATCACGATTACAGCCAATGATATTACAAGGGTCTATGGTAATGCAACTCCTCAATATGGTTCTGTCTCTGCCGATAATTTAGCTGTTGACGATCTGCTCGGAATCTCTTTGTTAAGCAGTGATGCAACAAAAAGCAGTAATGTCGGCACCTATTTCTTGTCGTCAGGATTGGCTTCCTTTAAACAGGGAAGTACCTCTAACTATAGTATCAGCTATGCTGATGGTGAACTGCTTATTGCACCGCGTCAAGCGACCGTAACGGCAAATGCCGCTCTGAAAATATATGGAAATATCGATCCCTCTCTGAGCTATGATATTGAGGGCCAGCAAGAGGATAGAGGTTTTCTTGGTGGCGATTATTTGAGTGGTTCTCTGACCCGGGTAGTTGGTGAGAATGTTGGTAGTTATGCAATAGGGCAAGGGACGATTGTAAATGATAATTATGCAATTGATTATGTTGCAGCAAAACTGACTATTAATCCTGCAAGGCTGACCTATGTCGCTGATGCCGTAAACCGTGCATACGGAACTGCTAATCCCTTACTCACCGGTAAGGTCGTAGGCTTTAAAAACAACGAGACATTGGCAAGTGCTATCACAGGAAGAGAAACTTACAGCACGGACGCAACCATTAATAGTAAGGTTGGTAGTTATGCCATTTATGGCGACGGGCTCATTGCTCTGAATAGTAATTATATTTTTGCCCAGGACATAAATAACCAAAACGCTCTGTCCGTTTTCTCTGTACCAAACCCTGAACCATTCTCTGGGCCATCCTCTGCGACCATTTTTAATGCAAAAGAATTGGGCGAGCTCAGCGATATTATGAAAATGCCACAACAAACCTTTATACAGAGTCGACCATACTTTTCTATAGAATTTGAGGGACATGCTTATATAGATGGGAATATAATATCTATGGAGTTTAGTCCCGATGTTAAAATTGAAGAAGGTGTAACAGGTTTTGGTGTATACTACCTAAACGATGAGCGTAATAAGTGGGAGTCAGGTAGCAATTATCTAGATTAA